The following coding sequences lie in one Spirochaetota bacterium genomic window:
- a CDS encoding aldehyde dehydrogenase family protein, which yields MKTYDKFYIGGQWVEPAGTDTVEVVNPCTEEAIARVRMGNAADVDRAVIAARAAFPAWASTTVARRAAFIADIAKAMAARQNEIGDVIAREMGMPQALSRMVQAGLPIAVLNAFVPLLEGYEFEYSINGTRIVKEPIGVCGFITPWNYPLHQIIGKVAPALAAGCTMVLKPSQLAPLDAFILAEIMDEVKLPAGVFNLVAGAGSKAGNALASHPGVDMVSLTGSTRSGTLVSQAAAETIKKVTLELGGKSANVILDDADLTKAVPKGVFNCFLNSGQTCIALTRMIVPAEKQAEVIEIAKGTVGLMKMGDSFEEGNYLGPMVDAAQQRSVRAYIEAGIREGATLVLGGPEQPENLKKGYYVKPTIFADVRNDMTIAREEIFGPVLCIIPYRTEEEAVKIANDSVYGLSGSVWSGDAGRARAVARRLRTGQVFINGADFDINAPAGGYKQSGLGRERSKYGLEEYFEIKALIGHD from the coding sequence ATGAAAACATACGACAAGTTCTACATCGGCGGACAATGGGTCGAGCCGGCCGGCACGGATACCGTCGAGGTCGTCAATCCCTGCACCGAGGAGGCCATCGCCCGGGTGCGCATGGGCAACGCCGCTGACGTGGACAGGGCGGTGATAGCGGCCCGTGCGGCCTTTCCCGCCTGGGCGTCCACGACGGTCGCGCGGCGCGCCGCGTTCATCGCGGACATCGCGAAGGCGATGGCCGCGCGCCAGAACGAGATCGGCGATGTCATCGCCCGCGAGATGGGGATGCCCCAGGCGCTCTCGCGCATGGTCCAGGCGGGTCTGCCCATAGCCGTGCTGAATGCCTTCGTGCCCCTCCTGGAGGGCTACGAATTCGAGTACAGCATTAACGGCACGCGCATCGTGAAGGAGCCCATCGGGGTATGCGGCTTTATCACGCCGTGGAACTATCCCCTGCACCAGATAATCGGGAAGGTGGCTCCGGCGCTCGCGGCCGGCTGCACGATGGTGCTTAAGCCAAGCCAGCTCGCGCCCCTGGACGCCTTCATATTGGCGGAGATAATGGACGAAGTGAAACTCCCCGCCGGGGTGTTCAACCTGGTGGCCGGCGCCGGCTCGAAGGCGGGCAATGCGCTCGCGTCCCACCCGGGAGTGGACATGGTCTCGCTCACCGGCTCCACGAGGTCGGGGACGCTCGTTTCCCAGGCGGCGGCGGAGACCATCAAGAAGGTAACGCTGGAGCTGGGCGGCAAGTCCGCGAACGTCATCCTGGACGATGCCGATCTCACGAAGGCTGTGCCCAAGGGCGTCTTCAACTGCTTCCTCAATTCGGGGCAAACCTGCATCGCGCTTACCAGGATGATCGTTCCCGCCGAGAAACAGGCGGAGGTCATTGAAATCGCGAAGGGCACCGTGGGGCTCATGAAGATGGGCGACTCGTTCGAGGAAGGCAATTACCTGGGGCCCATGGTGGACGCTGCGCAGCAGCGCTCGGTGCGCGCGTACATCGAGGCCGGTATCCGCGAGGGGGCGACGCTCGTCCTGGGCGGCCCCGAACAGCCGGAAAACTTGAAAAAGGGCTATTACGTGAAGCCGACGATATTCGCCGACGTGCGCAACGACATGACGATCGCCCGCGAGGAGATATTCGGACCGGTGCTGTGCATCATTCCCTACCGAACCGAGGAGGAGGCCGTGAAGATCGCGAACGACAGCGTGTACGGTCTCTCGGGCTCGGTGTGGTCGGGAGACGCGGGGCGCGCGCGGGCCGTCGCGCGGCGGCTGCGCACGGGACAGGTCTTCATCAACGGCGCGGACTTCGACATCAACGCGCCCGCGGGGGGCTACAAGCAGTCGGGGCTGGGACGCGAGCGCAGCAAATACGGGCTCGAGGAATATTTTGAAATCAAGGCGCTTATCGGCCACGACTGA
- a CDS encoding PadR family transcriptional regulator, with product MSIKYAILGLLHYSNMHGYRIKEHLEKNFGHMWSVNFGQIYPNLKELESEELVTMVELRSSENGGPHKKLYAITEKGKEEFSRWLEESPDKQMLLRDPFLLKFAFMGFGNDRLALKYIDEQIAVYESQHARRAENRERWRKQGVHVQLLAELGIEFNEMYLTWLRRAREEIGNNAAVSSAGKR from the coding sequence ATGTCGATCAAATACGCGATTTTGGGCCTTCTTCACTACTCGAACATGCACGGCTACCGGATCAAGGAGCATCTCGAGAAGAACTTCGGACACATGTGGTCCGTGAATTTCGGGCAGATATACCCGAACCTCAAGGAGCTCGAGTCCGAAGAGCTCGTCACCATGGTGGAGCTCCGTTCCTCGGAAAACGGCGGGCCGCACAAGAAGCTCTACGCGATCACCGAAAAAGGAAAGGAGGAATTCTCGCGCTGGCTTGAAGAATCGCCCGACAAGCAGATGCTCCTGCGCGACCCGTTTCTCCTCAAATTTGCCTTCATGGGATTTGGGAACGACAGGCTCGCGCTCAAGTATATCGACGAGCAGATAGCCGTGTACGAGTCCCAGCACGCGCGGCGTGCGGAAAACCGCGAGCGCTGGAGAAAGCAGGGCGTCCACGTGCAGCTTCTCGCGGAGCTCGGTATCGAATTCAACGAAATGTATCTCACCTGGCTCCGGCGCGCGCGCGAGGAGATCGGGAATAACGCCGCGGTATCGTCGGCCGGGAAAAGATAA
- a CDS encoding MFS transporter produces the protein MNRFANTFRALENPNFRLFYIGQGISLVGTWMQQLAMSWLVYRLTGSALMLGVIGFAGQIPALVLVPVAGMLADRFDRRAILVLTQGLAMLQAFAVALLVLSGLVESWHLVALAAALGCVNAFDMPTRQSFVIEMIDRKEDLPNAIALNSSLFNAARLAGPMVAGALIVVIGEGMCFLLNGVSYMAVIASLVVIRVPAKPVRETPENPLAALIAGVRYTFGFGPIRALLLLIALMSLAGMSFTVLLPVFAKSILGGDSGTLGVLSGATGFGALAGALYLASRADVRGLGRVIALSSAVFGGALCLLSVSRTTALSAAALALAGFGMIAMMASGNTILQTIVDDSMRGRVMSFYTMAFAGMVPFGSLASGAAAERIGTPLAVAAGGVLCIAGALVFACYLPRMRAMVRPIYVRKGIIPEMAQAMHSADAVTSMQEE, from the coding sequence ATGAACAGGTTTGCGAATACATTCCGCGCGCTCGAGAACCCGAACTTCCGGCTGTTTTATATCGGCCAGGGCATTTCGCTCGTGGGCACCTGGATGCAACAGCTGGCGATGAGTTGGCTCGTGTACCGGCTCACGGGCTCCGCCCTCATGCTCGGGGTGATCGGCTTCGCGGGGCAGATACCGGCCCTCGTACTGGTCCCCGTCGCGGGCATGCTCGCCGACCGCTTCGACCGGCGCGCGATCCTGGTCCTCACGCAGGGGCTCGCCATGCTGCAGGCCTTCGCCGTGGCGCTCCTCGTTCTCTCCGGGCTCGTCGAATCATGGCACCTGGTCGCGCTCGCCGCCGCGCTCGGCTGCGTGAACGCCTTCGACATGCCCACGCGCCAGTCCTTCGTGATCGAGATGATCGACCGGAAGGAGGACCTTCCCAACGCCATAGCGCTCAATTCGAGCCTGTTCAACGCGGCGCGCCTCGCGGGGCCTATGGTCGCCGGGGCGCTCATCGTCGTGATCGGGGAGGGGATGTGCTTCCTCCTGAACGGCGTGAGCTACATGGCGGTGATCGCGTCGCTCGTGGTAATCCGCGTGCCCGCGAAGCCAGTCAGGGAAACGCCGGAAAATCCCCTTGCCGCGCTCATTGCGGGGGTGCGCTACACCTTCGGATTTGGTCCCATACGCGCGCTTCTCCTCCTCATCGCGCTCATGAGCCTTGCGGGCATGTCCTTCACGGTGCTCCTGCCCGTCTTCGCAAAGAGCATCCTGGGAGGGGACTCGGGCACCCTGGGGGTATTGAGCGGTGCGACCGGCTTCGGGGCGCTCGCGGGCGCGCTCTACCTCGCCTCGCGCGCCGACGTCCGCGGCCTGGGGCGCGTCATCGCCCTCTCGTCGGCGGTGTTCGGCGGGGCGCTCTGCCTGCTCTCCGTATCGCGCACAACGGCACTGTCCGCGGCGGCGCTCGCGCTCGCGGGCTTCGGCATGATCGCGATGATGGCGTCCGGCAACACGATCTTGCAGACGATCGTGGACGACTCGATGCGGGGCAGGGTGATGAGCTTCTACACGATGGCATTCGCCGGCATGGTCCCGTTCGGGAGCCTCGCCTCCGGGGCGGCGGCCGAGCGTATCGGAACCCCCCTCGCCGTGGCCGCGGGCGGGGTCCTGTGCATCGCGGGGGCGCTCGTGTTCGCCTGCTACCTTCCCCGCATGCGCGCGATGGTGCGCCCCATCTATGTGCGCAAGGGCATCATCCCCGAGATGGCCCAGGCCATGCATTCCGCCGACGCCGTAACGTCGATGCAGGAGGAGTAG